From a region of the Malania oleifera isolate guangnan ecotype guangnan chromosome 12, ASM2987363v1, whole genome shotgun sequence genome:
- the LOC131143688 gene encoding probable beta-1,4-xylosyltransferase IRX10: MRISTWVFLLVLVFGFLWRNGVVGIDQNLRTERISGSAGDVLEDNPVGRLKVFVYDLPSKYNRKRLQKDPRCLTHMFAAEIFMHRFLLSSPVRTLNPEEADWFYIPVYATCDLTPSGLPLPFKSPRMMRSAIQLISSQWPYWNRTEGADHFFVVPHDFGACFHYQEEKAIERGILPVLQRATLVQTFGQRNHVCLNEGSITIPPYAPPQKMQAHLIPPDTPRSIFVYFRGLFYDVNNDPEGGYYARGARAAVWENFKNNPLFDISTEHPTTYYEDMQRAVFCLCPLGWAPWSPRLVEGVIFGCIPVIIADDIVLPFADAIPWEEIGVFVAEKDVPNLDTILTSIPPEVILRKQRLLANPSMKQAMLFPQPAQPRDAFHQILNGLARKLPHDKNIYLKPGEKILNWTAGPVGDLKPW; the protein is encoded by the exons ATGAGGATTtcgacttgggtattcctccttGTTCTTGTTTTTGGCTTTCTTTGGAGGAACGGTGTCGTGGGTATTGATCAAAATCTGCGAACGGAGAGAATTTCAG GAAGTGCTGGTGATGTCTTGGAAGACAACCCAGTTGGAAGGCTGAAAGTTTTTGTGTATGATCTTCCGAGCAAATATAACAGGAAGAGACTGCAGAAAGACCCCAGATGTCTCACACATATGTTTGCTGCTGAGATCTTCATGCATCGATTCCTCTTATCCAGCCCCGTTCGGACACTCAATCCTGAAGAAGCAGATTGGTTTTATATCCCTGTATACGCCACTTGTGATCTTACACCCAGTGGCCTGCCATTGCCTTTCAAATCACCACGGATGATGAGGAGTGCAATACAACTCATTTCTTCTCAGTGGCCGTACTGGAATCGAACAGAAGGGGCTGATCATTTCTTTGTTGTGCCCCATGACTTCGGAGCCTGCTTCCATTATCAA GAAGAGAAAGCTATTGAGCGGGGGATTCTTCCAGTACTACAACGAGCTACCCTGGTTCAAACTTTTGGACAAAGGAATCATGTTTGCCTAAATGAGGGCTCAATTACAATTCCTCCATATGCTCCCCCGCAAAAAATGCAGGCCCACCTGATTCCTCCGGACACTCCACGATCCATCTTTGTCTACTTTCGTGGCCTATTTTACGATGTTAATAATGACCCTGAAGGTGGATATTATGCAAG AGGTGCAAGGGCAGCAGTTTGGGAGAACTTTAAGAACAACCCGCTCTTCGACATCTCCACTGAGCACCCAACTACCTATTATGAAGACATGCAAAGGGCTGTTTTCTGTTTATGCCCTCTTGGGTGGGCCCCGTGGAGTCCTAGGCTGGTTGAAGGGGTGATATTTGGTTGCATTCCTGTGATCATTGCGGATGATATTGTCTTACCCTTTGCTGATGCCATACCTTGGGAAGAAATTGGGGTGTTCGTAGCCGAGAAGGATGTCCCTAACCTGGATACAATCCTTACATCTATACCGCCGGAAGTGATCTTGAGGAAACAGAGACTGCTTGCAAATCCATCAATGAAGCAGGCTATGCTGTTTCCTCAACCTGCACAGCCAAGGGATGCTTTTCATCAGATATTGAATGGGCTGGCTCGCAAGTTGCCACACGACAAGAATATTTACTTGAAGCCGGGTGAAAAAATCTTGAATTGGACTGCTGGACCAGTTGGGGACCTGAAACCTTGGTGA